One segment of Metallosphaera cuprina Ar-4 DNA contains the following:
- the doxD gene encoding thiosulfate:quinone oxidoreductase large subunit, translating to MAEKQLNSGNSTRMEYLFPIRFAVGWMFLDGGLRKAVLKPAKLDPNSSSFVGGKLVNFLPHSGPFKSLLLMTLENRSLDVSFLTAFSYIEIIAGLLLVLGLLTRLAALASLFMSVGFAPAYWLGSTCEDEWQIGALLTAGSIVLMLTASGRVMGLDKFLYERLGDRPISKKVPILNMIKLW from the coding sequence TTGGCAGAGAAGCAATTAAATTCGGGAAACTCAACAAGGATGGAGTATCTGTTTCCAATTAGATTTGCAGTAGGTTGGATGTTCTTGGACGGAGGATTGAGAAAGGCCGTTTTAAAGCCCGCTAAGTTAGATCCTAACTCATCATCTTTCGTTGGAGGTAAACTCGTCAATTTTCTGCCTCATTCGGGACCGTTCAAGTCCCTTTTGCTTATGACGCTTGAGAACAGATCGCTAGACGTTTCTTTCCTTACAGCATTTAGTTACATTGAGATAATAGCTGGCTTACTCCTCGTTCTAGGTTTACTAACCAGGTTAGCAGCTTTAGCCTCTCTGTTCATGTCCGTAGGTTTTGCCCCAGCTTACTGGTTAGGATCTACATGCGAAGACGAGTGGCAGATAGGAGCTCTATTGACCGCAGGTTCGATAGTTCTAATGCTCACTGCTAGCGGAAGGGTTATGGGATTGGACAAGTTCCTCTACGAGAGGCTAGGAGATAGACCTATCTCCAAAAAAGTTCCAATATTAAATATGATTAAACTCTGGTGA